Proteins from a genomic interval of Choristoneura fumiferana chromosome 12, NRCan_CFum_1, whole genome shotgun sequence:
- the LOC141433270 gene encoding LOW QUALITY PROTEIN: dnaJ homolog subfamily C member 25 homolog (The sequence of the model RefSeq protein was modified relative to this genomic sequence to represent the inferred CDS: inserted 2 bases in 2 codons) has product MTKYLQCTFLIFLSWQFGTVSSHDHLLEGIYCGKENCYEVLGXTRDVTKNEVGKAYRLLARKYHPDLHRDPEAKKVAEEKFKQIATAYEILRDEEERTDYDYMLDNPQEYYAHYYRYYRRRMAPKVDVRIVIAVTISIISIMQYYSAWSKYDTAIKYFMTVPKYRNKALEIAKAETKELQSKKNRKSKSEQKEEQDRIIRRVIEENMDIKGAYAKPEITDILWVQLIILPYTISYYLYWYMRWFWKFTILRQPYGEEEKLYLIRKFMKLGQHQFDSLEDKEREEFLDEELWIKDNFVAWKTLKDEEAKKALAENXKYKQYRRYIKQHGVGRMTFDDS; this is encoded by the exons ATGACGAAATACTTACAGTGTACATTCCTGATCTTTCTGTCATGGCAGTTCGGCACGGTTTCGTCGCACGATCACCTACTCGAAGGCATTTATTGCGGGAAAGAAAACTGTTACGAAGTCCTAG TCACTAGGGACGTAACTAAGAATGAAGTGGGTAAGGCCTACCGTTTGCTGGCGAGAAAATACCACCCGGACTTGCATAGAGATCCTGAGGCAAAGAAGGTTGCGGAAGAGAAGTTTAAGCAGATCGCTACTGCCTACGAGATTCTGCGCGATGAAGAGGAAAGGACTGACTATGATTACATGCTTGATAATCCTCAGGAGTACTACGCCCATTATTACAGGTACTACCGCCGGCGCATGGCACCCAAAGTAGATGTTCGCATCGTGATTGCTGTCACGATCTCCATCATATCAATAATGCAGTACTACAGCGCGTGGTCTAAGTACGACACAGCCATTAAATACTTTATGACGGTTCCAAAGTACAGGAATAAAGCACTAGAAATTGCCAAAGCTGAAACCAAGGAGCTACAGTCTAAGAAAAATAGAAAGAGTAAATCAGAACAAAAGGAAGAGCAAGATAGAATTATAAGGAGAGTTATAGAGGAGAACATGGATATAAAAGGAGCTTATGCAAAACCAGAAATCACAGATATTCTTTGGGTTCAGTTGATAATCCTGCCTTACACCATTTCATATTACCTATACTGGTACATGAGATGGTTTTGGAAGTTTACTATTCTGCGACAGCCGTATGGTGAAGAGGAAAAACTGTATTTAATTAGAAAGTTCATGAAATTGGGACAGCATCAGTTTGACTCTTTAGAAGATAAGGAACGGGAGGAGTTTTTGGATGAAGAGTTGTGGATCAAAGACAACTTTGTGGCCTGGAAGACTCTAAAGGATGAGGAAGCAAAGAAAGCTTTagcagaaa aaaaatacaaacaatataGAAGATACATAAAGCAACATGGAGTGGGAAGGATGACATTTGACGACTCCTGA